The window GTCTGTTCCAGCCCCAAGTACAGCCTTTTATGGGACGGTATGTCCTTGCTGCCTTTCCGTAAACATTATCCGGAGCCCGGGGGCGGCCGCCGAACGATACGACCGCATTTTATTGCAGCTCTTGGGCAGAGACCCCCACTGGCGTCCATAGGTGAAACCTGTTTGGTTGCGGCAGTCAGGCCGCCTTAGGAGGTCATGGGATCTGAGGATTCTGTTCGTTCAGGTCCCCGCCGGATCAGCATGCCGGCATAATCCTCCTTCTGTTCCCAACGGATAATGCGATCCGCGGTTCGCTCCAGGACCCGAGGAAAGTTTTTCTGAACACCGGGGTCGGTAAACAGGACCTCCAACACCTGGCCCGGCTTCATGCGCACCAGCCAGCTCTTTGCCTTGAGAATGCACCAGGGGCAACTCCACCCCCGTAAATCGAGAACTCTGTCGGACGGTCTTTTACCCATGGATGCCATCGCACAAAAAGAAATGCCTGTCTTCCTCTTTGCAAAGCCGGTGCCAATCGCATTGGGAAGGATCTACTTGTTAACTAATGGATATTATATATAATCATCTAATGCGTTTTTTTATTGACTTCCCGATGCCAATCGTTAACCTTAACAGGTGTTAACATTGATTTACGAATGATCAATCTGCAATTCACAATACTTGATGCGGAGAAGATAATGGAAGGGGCGCTTGATCAGGAATACAGCCAATACTGGGAGACCGTGGTACAGACCATGCTGGACGGTCTCATGATCGTGGATCCGGAGGGGGTCATCCTTTCCGTCAACAATGCCATGGAACAGCTGACCGGATACAGGCAGGAGGAACTCATCGGTCAGTCGTGTAAAATACTGAACTGCGACAGCTGCTTTGGGGCCCTGGCCCGCGGGGGCGACAAACATTGCGCCCTGTTCAAGGACGAAGTGGTTCGAAACAGAAAATGCACCCTGAGCAGAAAGGACGGGAGACCTGTTTATGTGATCAAGAATGCGGCGATTCTCAGAGATAAAGACGGGATTGTGGTGGGAGGGGTGGAGACATTGGCCGATTGCACGGAACTGGTGGCCAAAGAGGAGGTCATCAGCTCACTCCGAAAAGAACTCAGCATCGAAGACAGCTTTGAAGGGATCATCGGCAAGTCGATGGCCATGCAGCAGGTGTTCGATCTCATCCGGAGCGCTGCTCAGTCCGATGCACCCGTAATCGTATACGGTGAGAGCGGTACGGGTAAGGAGCTGGTGGCTGCAGCCATTCATAGGCTCGGATCCCGATCCAAGGGGCCATTTATAAAAGTCAATTGCGCGGCCCTCAGTGAATCATTGCTGGAAAGTGAGCTGTTCGGCCATGTGAAGGGGGCATTTACCGGCGCGGACCGCACGAGGGTGGGGAGATTCGAGGCGGCCAGCCATGGGGATATTTTCTTGGATGAGATCGGGGACCTCCCCCTTTCTACACAGGCAAAGCTGCTGAGGGTGCTCCAGGAAAAAGAGATAGAAAAGGTGGGGGACCACACCCCCGTCCGGGTGGATGTCAGGATCCTGTCCGCCACCAACAAGGACCTCAACAGACTGATGGAAGAGGAACGGTTCCGGGATGACCTCTATTATCGTATCGGTGTGATCCCGATCCATCTCCCCCCTTTGAGGGATCGGCCCGAGGATATTCCATTGCTGGTCCATGCCTTTATCCAGCGCATCCATATCAAAACCCAAAAGCCAATTCAGGGGATTGACAGGGATGCGCTCGGCGTGCTCTCCCAATATGACTGGCCCGGCAATGTCAGGGAGTTGATCAATGTAATCGAATACGCCTTTGTGCTCTGCACCGGAGAAGAAATCCTGCCGAGCCATTTGCCGGCCAGCATCACCGGCGGATCTCGATCCTTTTCCGCGGTCACGCCGGCGGACCGGCCCCGGCGCGACAGCGAGAGCCGGGAGGTTTTGCTGGAGGCCTTGAAACAGAGTCACGGAAACAAATCCGACGCGGCCCGGTTGCTCGGGATCAGCAGGGTAACCCTCTGGAAGCGGCTCAAGGCATTCGGTATTCACGTGGAAAAGACGGTCCAGACATAGGCGTCATGAAAAGGCCATGGGAATTGACATCGTTAACAGTTAACAAAAGTATAATTAACATCCGTTAATAAGTATCCGAACGGAAACCCGGAAAATCAAGAAACAGTGAAATATGAGAAGAGGTTCTGTTAATGTAAATTTTGTTCCATCAATTTTCAATTTTTCAATTCTTGGATATTCAATTGTGCCTGAATCACGCCAAGGCGTGATTTTCGTTCAGTCACTGATTATGAACATGGATATTCCCCGAGCAGCGCATCCGCCATGCACCCTGTAAATTCAAGAAAGACGATGAACATGGTCCTGAATCCGCTGAAATTGCGCGGCAAGACCCAGAAAATCTTTTCCGGCCCTGACATGCGGCATGAATTATGCTTATTCTATAATCAAGGGCATCAAACTTGGCATAACCTCCTTTTGCTGATTGCCCCCTTCAACATGCAATTGGCCCCCGTGGTTGACCACGGGGGCCAATTGCATATGGAGGGCCCGCAAAGGCACTTGAATCCCGACGCATGCCAGGAAAGCCCTGAAATAATGACCGCCCTATCCGGACTGTGTTGCGAGTCTCGCCGGGGAATCGGGGCCAGGGTCGGTGAGGGGATCTGAATCGTCTGATCGCAAATCATGGTTGCGAACGAGGAAAGGTAGATCGGGCGGGAAGTGAAACCTTTTTTGCCGGCCGGTCTCTTGAACCAATAACACATAAAGGAGACGAAACCATGAAACACGCCATATCGCGAAGAATGTTTCTCAAAGGGAGCCTGGCTGCGGCAGGCGCTGTGGCGGCTTCCTCTATTCCCCTTCCGACCGCTGTCAGGGGAGAGACCGGCGACGAACTGGCCACCCTTATCGACATCCGCAAATGCATCGGGTGCGAGGCATGCGTGGAGGCCTGCAAAGAGGTCAATGCGCCCAAGTTTCCCGAACCCAAGAAACCCTTTCCAAAAATGTATCCCAGCCGGGTCAAGGTCTCTGACTGGTCCGACAAGAGGAATGACATGGACCGGCTGACGCCTTATAATTGGGTGTTTATCCAAGAAGCCACCGTAACGGTGGACGGGAGGGAAGAGACCTATACCTTTCCCCGTCGCTGTATGCACTGCCAGAACCCGCCCTGTGCGGATCTCTGCCCGTGGGGCGCCGCCCGAAAACTGAAAAACGGGATCACGCGGATTGACGCGGATATCTGTCTCGGCGGGGCAAAATGTGAAAAGGTATGCCCGTGGCATATCCCCCAGCGTCAGACGGGCGTCGGGCTCTACCTGGAGGTCCTCCCCGCGCTTGCCGGGAACGGCGTCATGTACAAGTGCGATCGCTGTTACAACCGG is drawn from Deltaproteobacteria bacterium and contains these coding sequences:
- a CDS encoding sulfurtransferase TusA family protein; this encodes MGKRPSDRVLDLRGWSCPWCILKAKSWLVRMKPGQVLEVLFTDPGVQKNFPRVLERTADRIIRWEQKEDYAGMLIRRGPERTESSDPMTS
- a CDS encoding sigma 54-interacting transcriptional regulator, which produces MEGALDQEYSQYWETVVQTMLDGLMIVDPEGVILSVNNAMEQLTGYRQEELIGQSCKILNCDSCFGALARGGDKHCALFKDEVVRNRKCTLSRKDGRPVYVIKNAAILRDKDGIVVGGVETLADCTELVAKEEVISSLRKELSIEDSFEGIIGKSMAMQQVFDLIRSAAQSDAPVIVYGESGTGKELVAAAIHRLGSRSKGPFIKVNCAALSESLLESELFGHVKGAFTGADRTRVGRFEAASHGDIFLDEIGDLPLSTQAKLLRVLQEKEIEKVGDHTPVRVDVRILSATNKDLNRLMEEERFRDDLYYRIGVIPIHLPPLRDRPEDIPLLVHAFIQRIHIKTQKPIQGIDRDALGVLSQYDWPGNVRELINVIEYAFVLCTGEEILPSHLPASITGGSRSFSAVTPADRPRRDSESREVLLEALKQSHGNKSDAARLLGISRVTLWKRLKAFGIHVEKTVQT
- a CDS encoding 4Fe-4S dicluster domain-containing protein; translation: MKHAISRRMFLKGSLAAAGAVAASSIPLPTAVRGETGDELATLIDIRKCIGCEACVEACKEVNAPKFPEPKKPFPKMYPSRVKVSDWSDKRNDMDRLTPYNWVFIQEATVTVDGREETYTFPRRCMHCQNPPCADLCPWGAARKLKNGITRIDADICLGGAKCEKVCPWHIPQRQTGVGLYLEVLPALAGNGVMYKCDRCYNRLEEGKLPACIEACPENVQKIGPRDEIIKEAHAIAKEINGYIYGEKENGGTNTLYVSPVPFEKLNASVEKGPGRPGLQPVKDAMAHADNLAKAMVIAPIAGIAAAAGKFFAASKRATRHEEGKK